Proteins co-encoded in one Astyanax mexicanus isolate ESR-SI-001 chromosome 1, AstMex3_surface, whole genome shotgun sequence genomic window:
- the rd3l gene encoding protein RD3-like, whose amino-acid sequence MEPQYRGHHPLTPTSLSIPFTAWMKWPHVEGEQGPGCVAPVGPGRVLLRELLWQLEQREQQVLEEELQHRLSRSSSMGYRRPMGRPSLLALMPASECRQLECLCARIPPSHTATVLSRFRDILAHNDVLPWELVCIFKQVLRDFLRRQDEAGYRRPFSLPPPLLLPVSPPEMETNGSTQQSRKASPASPSPEGQERHREEIPTISSYVDRHLRSACPYAVQRDCLPYYRTLPDDCPEAYSTTL is encoded by the exons ATGGAGCCACAGTATCGTGGTCATCACCCTCTCACTccaacaag CCTGTCCATACCATTCACTGCATGGATGAAGTGGCCCCATGTGGAAGGTGAACAGGGGCCAGGCTGTGTGGCCCCTGTGGGCCCTGggcgtgtgctgctgagggagCTGCTCTGGCAGTTGGAGCAGAGAGAGCAGCAGGTCCTGGAGGAGGAGTTGCAACACCGCCTCTCCCGGAGCAGCAGTATGGGATACCGACGCCCAATGGGGCGGCCTAGCTTACTGGCCCTGATGCCTGCCTCAGAGTGCAGACAGCTGGAGTGCCTCTGTGCTCGCATTCCTCCCTCACACACCGCCACTGTGCTCTCCAG GTTCCGGGATATTTTGGCTCACAACGATGTCCTGCCCTGGGAGCTTGTGTGCATCTTCAAGCAGGTGCTGCGGGACTTTCTAAGAAGGCAGGATGAGGCGGGGTACCGGCGTCCCTTCTCTCTGCCACCACCATTGCTACTCCCTGTTTCTCCTCCTGAAATGGAAACCAATGGGAGCACCCAACAGTCGAGGAAAGCATCTCCTGCCTCACCCTCACCTGAAGGACAAGAGAGGCACAGAGAGGAGATCCCGACCATCTCCAGCTATGTGGACCGGCATTTACGCAGCGCCTGCCCATATGCTGTCCAAAGAGACTGTCTGCCCTATTACCGAACACTGCCCGATGACTGTCCTGAAGCCTACAGCACTACCCTGTAA